One window from the genome of Diabrotica virgifera virgifera chromosome 6, PGI_DIABVI_V3a encodes:
- the LOC126887208 gene encoding ATP synthase subunit gamma, mitochondrial: MLVRFGNFGNVVPLLVQNGQQQQQRGMATLKAISIRLKSVKNIQKITQSMKMVSAAKYARAERELKAVRPIGDGASQFYEKAEIQPLADVPQKLVIAITSDRGLCGAVHTSVSRYIRTELGKDDQNIKVVCVGDKSRSILQRIYGKNIMLACNEVGRLPPTFIDASKLADAVLKSDYKFSTGEIVYNKFKSVVSYNTQTLPMFSLAAVTAAPKLSVYDSLDDEVVQSYLEFSLASLLFYSMKEGACSEQSSRMTAMDNASKNAGEMIDKLTLTFNRTRQAVITRELIEIISGASAL; this comes from the exons ATGTTGGTAAGATTCGGTAATTTTGGTAATGTGGTCCCTTTGCTGGTCCAGAATGGACAGCAACAACAGCAAAGGGGTATGGCCACCCTGAAGGCAATTTCCATCCGTTTGAAATCGGTCAAGAacatccagaaaataacacaatCCATGAAGATGGTGTCAGCAGCCAAATACGCCAGGGCTGAAAGGGAACTGAAAGCTGTGCGCCCCATCGGTGATGGAGCTAGCCAGTTTTATGAGAAAGCTGAAATTCAACCCTTAGCTGATGTGCCTCAGAAGTTAGTAATTGCTATAACTTCAGACAGAG GTCTATGTGGTGCTGTTCACACCAGTGTCTCTCGTTACATTCGTACAGAATTGGGCAAAGATGATCAAAACATTAAAGTGGTTTGTGTCGGAGATAAATCTCGTTCAATCTTGCAACGTATCTATGGAAAAAACATTATGCTCGCCTGTAATGAAGTTGGACGTTTGCCCCCCACTTTCATTGATGCTTCTAAATTGGCTGATGCTGTTTTGAAGTCTGATTACAAGTTCAGCACAGGAGAAATTGTGTATAACAAATTTAAATCTGTTGTATCTTACAACACACAGACATTGCCTATGTTTAGCTTGGCTGCTGTTACG GCCGCGCCAAAATTATCAGTCTATGATTCGTTAGATGATGAAGTAGTCCAGAGCTACCTTGAATTCTCCTTAGCGTCTCTTCTGTTCTATTCCATGAAAGAAGGTGCTTGCAGCGAACAATCATCCCGTATGACTGCCATGGACAATGCCAGCAAGAACGCCGGAGAGATGATTGACAAGCTGACATTGACATTCAATCGTACCAGACAGGCTGTCATTACCAGAGAACTTATCGAAATTATTTCCGGGGCTTCTGCTCTTTAA